Proteins encoded by one window of Natronomonas salsuginis:
- a CDS encoding elongation factor EF-2, which yields MGRRKKIVQECERLMDEPENIRNIAIAAHVDHGKTTLTDNLLAGAGMISDDTAGQQLAMDTEEDEQERGITIDAANVSMTHEYEDTNHLINLIDTPGHVDFGGDVTRAMRAVDGALVVVDAVEGAMPQTETVLRQALREGVKPALFINKVDRLISELQEGPEEMQRRLMGVIGDVNELIRGMTDEMDDIDDDWTVSVEEGTVGLGSALYKWGVSMPSMQRTGMDFGDIIDLEQADKRQELHERTPLSDVVLDMVCEHFPNPVDAQPRRIPRIWRGDDDLDVANSMQLVDEDGEVVLMVTDIGIDPHAGEIAAGRVFSGTIEKGQDLYISGTAGTNRVQSVGIYMGGEREEVDRVPAGNIAAVTGLRDAIAGSTVSSVEMTPFESIEHISEPVITKSVEAKSMDDLPKLIQTLQQVAKEDPTIQIEINEDTGEHLISGQGELHLEVITQRIERNQGIPVNTGEPIVVYREAPQTASREVEGRSPNNHNRFYITVEPLGEDIVEAIKLGEATMDMPELERREALMEEGMDKDTAQNVEHIFKNNVFIDDTKGIQHLNETMELVLEGLEEALEDGPLAAEPVEGSLIRLHDARLHEDAIHRGPAQVIPAVRRAVHNALMDAEIKLLEPIQQVRIDVPNEHMGAASGEIQGRRGRVDDMYQEGDLMVVEGIAPVDEMIGFSSDIRSATEGRASWNTENAGFRVMADNLQPEIIHEIRERKGMKLELPEMVDYF from the coding sequence GGACGAACCGGAGAACATCCGGAACATCGCCATCGCCGCACACGTCGACCACGGGAAAACGACGCTGACGGACAACCTGCTCGCCGGTGCGGGGATGATCTCCGACGACACGGCCGGACAGCAACTCGCGATGGACACTGAGGAGGACGAACAGGAACGCGGGATCACCATCGACGCGGCGAACGTCTCGATGACGCACGAGTACGAGGACACGAACCACCTCATCAACCTCATCGACACGCCCGGCCACGTCGACTTCGGCGGCGACGTGACGCGTGCGATGCGCGCCGTCGACGGCGCGCTCGTCGTCGTGGACGCCGTTGAGGGCGCGATGCCCCAGACGGAGACGGTGCTCCGACAGGCGCTTCGCGAGGGCGTCAAACCGGCGTTGTTCATCAACAAGGTCGACCGCCTCATCTCGGAGCTTCAGGAAGGCCCCGAGGAGATGCAGCGACGTCTCATGGGCGTCATCGGGGACGTGAACGAACTCATCCGCGGCATGACCGATGAGATGGACGACATCGACGACGACTGGACCGTTTCGGTCGAGGAGGGGACTGTCGGGCTCGGCTCCGCGCTGTACAAGTGGGGCGTTTCGATGCCGTCGATGCAGCGAACCGGGATGGACTTCGGCGACATCATCGACCTCGAGCAGGCCGACAAGCGCCAGGAGCTCCACGAACGGACGCCGCTGTCCGACGTTGTCCTCGACATGGTCTGTGAGCACTTCCCGAACCCGGTCGACGCTCAGCCCCGTCGTATCCCGCGCATCTGGCGTGGCGACGACGATCTAGATGTCGCCAATTCGATGCAACTCGTCGACGAGGACGGCGAGGTCGTCCTCATGGTCACCGACATCGGGATCGACCCCCACGCGGGCGAGATCGCCGCGGGTCGCGTGTTCTCCGGCACCATCGAGAAGGGACAGGACCTCTATATCTCCGGGACGGCCGGAACGAACCGCGTCCAGAGCGTCGGTATCTACATGGGTGGCGAGCGCGAGGAGGTCGACCGCGTCCCGGCAGGCAACATCGCCGCCGTGACCGGCCTCCGCGACGCCATCGCCGGCTCGACGGTTTCGTCGGTCGAGATGACGCCGTTCGAGTCGATCGAGCACATCTCCGAGCCCGTCATCACGAAGTCCGTCGAGGCGAAGAGCATGGACGACCTGCCGAAGCTCATCCAGACGCTCCAGCAGGTCGCAAAGGAGGACCCGACGATCCAGATCGAGATCAACGAGGACACGGGCGAGCACCTCATCTCCGGGCAGGGCGAACTCCACCTCGAGGTCATCACCCAGCGTATCGAGCGCAATCAGGGGATCCCGGTCAACACCGGCGAACCGATCGTCGTCTACCGCGAAGCGCCGCAGACGGCCTCCCGCGAGGTCGAGGGGCGATCGCCGAACAACCACAACCGCTTCTACATCACTGTCGAGCCGCTCGGCGAGGACATCGTCGAGGCGATCAAACTCGGCGAGGCGACGATGGATATGCCCGAACTCGAGCGCCGCGAGGCGCTCATGGAGGAGGGCATGGACAAGGACACCGCCCAGAACGTCGAGCACATCTTCAAGAACAACGTGTTCATCGACGACACGAAGGGTATCCAACACCTCAACGAGACGATGGAGCTCGTCCTCGAAGGACTCGAAGAGGCCCTCGAGGACGGCCCGCTCGCGGCCGAGCCCGTCGAGGGGTCGCTCATCCGACTGCACGACGCCCGACTCCACGAGGACGCCATCCACCGCGGTCCCGCGCAGGTCATTCCCGCCGTCCGCCGCGCCGTCCACAACGCCTTGATGGACGCGGAGATCAAACTGCTCGAACCGATCCAGCAGGTCCGCATCGACGTGCCGAACGAGCACATGGGCGCGGCCTCCGGCGAGATTCAGGGTCGACGCGGCCGCGTCGACGACATGTACCAAGAGGGCGATCTGATGGTCGTCGAGGGGATCGCCCCCGTCGACGAGATGATCGGGTTCTCTTCGGACATCCGCAGTGCGACCGAGGGTCGCGCGTCGTGGAACACCGAGAACGCCGGCTTCCGGGTCATGGCCGACAACCTCCAACCGGAGATCATTCACGAGATCCGCGAGCGGAAGGGCATGAAGCTCGAACTGCCCGAAATGGTCGACTACTTCTAA
- a CDS encoding DUF1156 domain-containing protein: MTDKTETWDKLPLNLMDELAEKETYRRDVYRPIYSLHKWWARRPGSTFRCLSLAAMTDDTITKDDILTERTTGTHYGLYLDSYHDEINPNDEHIDRDVTVLDPFAGGGTTLVESNRLGADVIGYELNPVAWWTEKKSMDDVNLDALEREFDRILEETREELEEYYTTIDPETGKECEVLYYFQSQRIPCLTCDEKVQLFPRYQLAKTMKTRPGALYCPNQDCDDRIIELEDRSKGLDKGTEVSVADGGVITVSEDGNEVCLNCGQEFDPNDGTYGYGKYTCSNGHKHDVKETLKRHDERPTFDRFALQYVDPRGNKRIKEFDEDDAKRVGQSEQRFRQLRENLPIPEQKIPDGDKSGALLNYNYEKFNELFTDRHLLTFGLLLDKARRVGGLNLKNADEQNIAEFLITTVSASLEYNSKLCRWHAGNSKGISVFERHAFSPKVQPVEPNPLNDAGNISSLKNFFDKVYDAKEYCERPFEKVKNRQKGDVEQFYVDNEDITESRVTALNCKTSERMGEEDESIDFVITDPPYYDNVQYSELSDYFYVWLRECLHEEYEEFKPELVPKAREIVANNNANKGEEFFVESLANVFSECHRVLKQDGEMVFTYHHNENEAWSVILEALIRSGFTVTGAYPVQSEMPNNPHIADLDNAEYDILIYANKEQADEEITLTELRQNLFFELQDMAAEERERHEDLSKADLGVILRGKCMYYYSRHYPNVYSEGEQADIDEALDTVDSIIEQVLEGSVNLPASIDSISEAYAAFVQRGPEGYDDLNKQLLAKNLNVSDLEDEKLVKGPRDKKEPVSADERVHHIERNLSKSGDGSQKTLNGDEVDSDALLDVDKVQYLYHLYKTDQNTSEFLSEWKTDDLQELAEFLADATGDDRYENVMEMSLSQF, from the coding sequence ATGACTGACAAAACCGAGACGTGGGACAAACTCCCGCTAAACCTGATGGACGAACTGGCCGAGAAGGAGACCTACCGCCGTGACGTGTACCGACCCATCTACTCGCTCCACAAGTGGTGGGCGCGTCGTCCCGGCTCGACGTTCCGGTGTCTCAGCCTCGCAGCGATGACGGATGACACCATCACGAAAGATGACATCCTCACCGAGCGAACCACGGGAACGCACTACGGCTTGTATCTTGACTCCTACCACGACGAGATTAATCCGAACGACGAACACATCGACCGCGACGTGACCGTTCTCGACCCCTTTGCAGGAGGTGGGACGACGCTCGTCGAGAGCAACCGGCTCGGTGCGGACGTCATCGGGTATGAACTCAACCCGGTTGCGTGGTGGACCGAGAAGAAGTCGATGGACGACGTGAATCTCGACGCTCTCGAACGCGAGTTCGACCGGATTCTTGAGGAGACGCGTGAGGAACTCGAAGAATACTACACTACTATCGACCCGGAGACAGGGAAAGAGTGTGAAGTCCTCTACTACTTCCAGTCACAGCGTATCCCCTGCCTGACGTGTGATGAGAAAGTTCAGTTGTTCCCCCGCTACCAACTGGCTAAGACTATGAAAACGCGTCCGGGAGCACTTTACTGTCCGAATCAAGATTGCGACGACCGCATCATCGAACTGGAAGACCGAAGCAAAGGTCTCGACAAGGGTACGGAAGTTTCAGTCGCTGATGGAGGAGTTATTACTGTTTCTGAAGATGGTAATGAAGTTTGCCTAAACTGCGGTCAAGAATTTGACCCTAACGACGGCACCTACGGATACGGAAAGTACACCTGTTCTAACGGGCACAAACACGATGTCAAAGAAACTCTCAAGCGTCACGATGAACGCCCCACGTTTGACCGATTCGCGCTTCAGTATGTTGACCCCCGTGGAAACAAACGCATTAAAGAGTTTGACGAGGACGATGCGAAGCGCGTCGGACAGTCAGAACAGAGATTTAGACAGTTACGTGAGAACCTACCTATTCCCGAACAAAAGATTCCCGACGGGGACAAGAGCGGTGCATTACTGAATTACAACTATGAGAAGTTTAACGAACTATTCACCGACCGTCATCTCCTTACCTTTGGTCTGTTACTTGACAAAGCACGTAGAGTAGGCGGGCTTAATTTGAAAAATGCCGACGAACAGAACATCGCTGAATTTCTGATTACAACAGTATCTGCTTCTTTAGAATACAATTCAAAACTCTGCCGCTGGCATGCTGGTAACTCCAAAGGAATTAGCGTATTTGAACGCCATGCTTTCAGTCCTAAAGTTCAGCCAGTTGAGCCGAATCCATTGAACGACGCAGGGAATATTTCCTCATTAAAGAACTTCTTTGACAAAGTCTACGATGCAAAAGAGTATTGTGAACGGCCTTTCGAGAAGGTCAAAAATCGTCAAAAAGGGGACGTAGAGCAATTCTATGTCGACAATGAGGACATCACTGAAAGTCGCGTTACTGCTCTGAACTGTAAGACCTCGGAACGGATGGGTGAGGAAGACGAGTCTATAGACTTCGTCATCACCGACCCACCGTACTACGACAACGTCCAGTATTCGGAACTATCCGACTACTTCTACGTATGGCTCCGAGAGTGCCTCCACGAGGAGTACGAGGAGTTCAAACCGGAACTCGTGCCGAAAGCCCGTGAAATCGTCGCCAACAACAACGCGAACAAAGGCGAGGAGTTCTTCGTTGAGTCGCTTGCAAACGTCTTCTCAGAGTGCCACCGAGTCCTGAAGCAGGACGGCGAGATGGTTTTCACTTACCATCACAACGAGAATGAGGCGTGGTCGGTTATTCTGGAGGCCCTCATCCGGAGCGGATTCACCGTTACCGGCGCGTACCCCGTCCAGTCAGAAATGCCAAACAATCCGCACATCGCCGACCTCGACAATGCGGAGTATGACATCCTCATCTACGCGAACAAGGAGCAGGCCGACGAGGAAATCACTCTCACTGAACTCCGCCAGAACCTGTTCTTCGAGTTGCAGGACATGGCCGCCGAAGAACGCGAGCGTCACGAAGACCTCTCGAAGGCCGACCTCGGCGTCATCCTCCGCGGGAAGTGTATGTACTACTACTCCCGGCACTACCCGAACGTCTACTCCGAAGGTGAGCAGGCCGACATTGACGAGGCGCTCGACACGGTGGACTCCATCATCGAGCAGGTCCTCGAAGGTTCGGTCAACCTCCCGGCAAGCATCGACTCCATCAGCGAGGCGTACGCCGCGTTCGTTCAACGCGGTCCCGAGGGCTACGACGACCTCAACAAGCAACTGCTGGCGAAGAACCTGAACGTCAGCGACCTCGAAGACGAAAAACTCGTGAAAGGGCCGCGCGACAAGAAGGAGCCGGTCTCCGCCGACGAGCGCGTCCACCACATCGAGCGGAACCTCAGCAAGAGTGGGGACGGCTCCCAGAAGACGCTCAACGGCGACGAGGTGGACTCCGACGCACTCCTCGACGTGGACAAGGTGCAGTACCTCTACCACCTCTACAAGACCGACCAGAACACCTCTGAGTTCCTCAGCGAGTGGAAAACCGACGACCTACAAGAACTCGCGGAGTTCCTCGCCGACGCGACGGGCGACGACCGCTACGAGAACGTGATGGAAATGAGCCTCTCCCAATTCTGA
- a CDS encoding amino acid-binding protein, with product MSEADTRSYTVRLELVDEPGELLGALEPIAENGGNLLSIFHERGNVTPRGHIPVEVDLEATEVQFDVIVEALRDAGVNIIRAGAERYGAELTVVLVGHLVETDLSDTLQRFRDCGGVSVADFSLSAPAGTEGPSSARLRLVASEQQTHAALSTVRSIAEEKDLRVIEPLMEVFG from the coding sequence ATGAGCGAGGCTGACACGCGCTCGTACACGGTCCGTCTGGAACTCGTCGACGAACCGGGCGAACTGCTCGGCGCGCTTGAGCCGATCGCCGAAAACGGCGGCAACCTGCTGTCGATCTTTCACGAGCGGGGGAACGTCACGCCGCGAGGCCACATCCCGGTCGAAGTCGATCTCGAGGCGACCGAAGTGCAGTTCGACGTGATCGTCGAGGCGCTTCGCGACGCCGGTGTCAACATCATTCGCGCCGGTGCCGAGCGGTACGGCGCGGAACTGACGGTGGTCCTCGTCGGCCATCTCGTCGAGACTGACCTCTCGGACACGCTCCAGCGGTTCCGCGACTGCGGTGGCGTCTCGGTGGCCGACTTCTCGCTGTCGGCCCCCGCCGGCACCGAGGGGCCATCCAGCGCTCGACTCCGCCTCGTCGCCAGCGAACAGCAGACCCACGCGGCGCTCTCGACCGTTCGCTCGATCGCCGAGGAGAAAGACCTCCGCGTCATCGAACCGCTGATGGAGGTGTTCGGATGA
- the rpsJ gene encoding 30S ribosomal protein S10, with product MQQARVRLAGTAPEDLDGICDDVREIADKTGVALSGPVPLPTKTLEIPARKSPDGEGTATWEHWEMRVHKRLIDIDADERALRQLMRIQVPNDVSIEIVLED from the coding sequence ATGCAGCAGGCACGCGTTCGCCTCGCGGGCACGGCTCCCGAGGACCTCGACGGCATCTGCGACGACGTTCGCGAAATCGCGGACAAGACCGGCGTCGCGCTGTCGGGTCCGGTGCCACTCCCGACGAAGACGCTGGAGATCCCTGCGCGGAAGTCTCCCGACGGTGAGGGGACGGCCACGTGGGAGCACTGGGAGATGCGCGTCCACAAGCGCCTCATCGACATCGACGCCGACGAACGCGCGCTCCGACAGCTCATGCGGATCCAAGTCCCGAACGACGTCTCGATCGAGATCGTCCTCGAGGACTGA
- a CDS encoding Rrf2 family transcriptional regulator translates to MSTVDQSADGIANTRSLTTEQARRRLTNCLQRALSDESDTLIDAPTSLGKTHIVASTPWSNYSEITGGQPVIHLHGTKETRRKAAEMSRHAGVSYVELESGLDVCPTANGTFDTELSTVDGKSASKWLMNVVNRGGYEFHEAHRMLRSRLGKLPCENDGGCPSSRRWDDILDDEGEQRYDVIHATYDFAYVEQFVEDANIVFDEQPVFNEEVKNKAEFLKNSVNEVLSQSDDHLSWVNLVDAVLDQDEGLLGNYQKFLAHTSTGHRPSGLGYIHSRVQDIAGAVARAERVLDGKRYFGRTGDTLVVLGEQGSLRQVHQPPNLSDVRCVIGLDAHPSLLLWRLNTVDDLQLEAVLTSDERTRWRKERRGLHLVQVGRHARPYTRGWRGKHPAEKARAIIAELKRHYGSTFRTSISSKAIEGDVRRMLSGVGVRGLETMHFGDLKSRNDFEDERVGLVVGCNDPGDDRILDLLAFCELNALPKLDENGERDYGREFVGPNADAAAEFLASVRENNLAQAVGRYARNPQDEDFEAMVYVWSSALPDSLTDSIVSGVISRVTDLKDEIEQYVRREGTVTKKQVAEAVDTGDSYAYEVLQELAEQGIVTVSKGTGYYGADEYQYVSGTLSPSVELGF, encoded by the coding sequence ATGTCTACAGTAGACCAATCAGCCGACGGCATCGCCAATACACGTAGCCTCACGACCGAGCAGGCACGGCGTAGATTGACTAATTGTCTCCAACGTGCCCTCTCTGACGAATCTGATACGCTCATCGACGCACCCACTTCTCTCGGGAAAACGCACATCGTCGCCTCCACGCCGTGGAGTAACTATTCAGAAATCACCGGGGGCCAGCCAGTAATCCATCTTCATGGGACCAAGGAAACCCGTCGAAAAGCCGCTGAGATGAGCCGGCACGCTGGCGTCTCGTACGTTGAACTGGAAAGCGGTCTTGATGTCTGTCCGACCGCAAACGGTACTTTCGACACGGAACTCTCCACCGTAGACGGGAAGTCCGCGTCCAAGTGGCTCATGAACGTCGTAAACCGGGGTGGCTACGAGTTCCACGAGGCACATCGGATGCTCCGGAGCCGTCTTGGAAAACTGCCCTGTGAAAACGACGGAGGCTGTCCAAGCAGTAGGCGGTGGGACGACATCCTCGACGATGAGGGCGAGCAGAGATACGACGTAATCCACGCAACATACGACTTCGCCTACGTTGAGCAGTTCGTCGAGGATGCAAACATCGTGTTCGACGAACAGCCCGTCTTCAACGAGGAGGTGAAAAACAAGGCAGAGTTCCTGAAAAACTCTGTAAACGAAGTCCTGTCGCAGTCAGACGACCATCTCTCGTGGGTAAATCTCGTTGATGCAGTTCTCGACCAAGACGAGGGTCTACTCGGAAACTATCAAAAGTTCCTCGCTCATACGAGCACTGGGCACAGGCCTTCCGGGCTGGGATACATTCACAGTCGAGTTCAGGACATCGCTGGAGCAGTCGCTCGCGCGGAGAGGGTGCTGGATGGAAAGCGATACTTCGGGAGGACGGGAGACACCTTGGTCGTTCTGGGCGAGCAGGGGTCGCTCCGGCAAGTCCACCAGCCACCGAACCTCTCTGATGTGCGGTGCGTCATCGGTCTCGATGCTCACCCGTCACTCCTTCTGTGGCGTCTCAATACTGTAGACGACCTCCAGTTGGAGGCCGTCCTCACTTCGGACGAACGCACACGGTGGCGAAAAGAGCGCCGAGGTCTCCACCTCGTTCAGGTAGGGAGGCACGCTCGTCCGTACACACGCGGATGGCGTGGTAAACATCCCGCAGAGAAAGCGAGGGCTATCATCGCCGAACTCAAACGGCACTACGGCTCCACGTTCCGAACCAGCATTAGTAGCAAGGCTATCGAAGGCGACGTTCGTCGGATGCTCTCCGGTGTTGGCGTGAGAGGTCTCGAAACGATGCACTTCGGCGACTTGAAAAGCCGAAACGACTTCGAGGATGAACGTGTCGGTCTTGTGGTCGGATGTAACGACCCCGGCGATGACCGTATCCTCGACCTGCTGGCGTTCTGCGAACTCAACGCTCTCCCGAAACTCGACGAAAACGGAGAGCGTGACTACGGACGAGAGTTCGTGGGACCGAATGCCGACGCCGCCGCTGAGTTCCTCGCCTCCGTTCGAGAGAACAACCTCGCTCAAGCCGTTGGACGGTACGCTCGCAACCCGCAGGACGAAGACTTCGAGGCGATGGTCTACGTCTGGAGTTCCGCGCTCCCTGACAGTCTGACCGACAGCATCGTCTCTGGAGTCATCAGTCGGGTGACCGACCTCAAGGACGAAATCGAGCAGTACGTTCGTCGAGAAGGAACGGTCACGAAGAAGCAGGTGGCCGAAGCAGTCGATACCGGAGACTCGTATGCCTACGAAGTCTTGCAAGAGTTGGCGGAGCAGGGCATCGTGACGGTCTCGAAGGGAACGGGCTACTACGGGGCAGACGAATACCAATACGTCTCGGGAACACTCTCACCGAGTGTGGAACTTGGCTTCTGA
- a CDS encoding FaeA/PapI family transcriptional regulator: MTADESTGGDGRQTYSDDAFIEAVSEKQPAATKEVADLVGCTRRNADYRLRRLEDEGKVTSKEAGNSLIWSITSEP; encoded by the coding sequence ATGACTGCCGACGAAAGTACCGGCGGCGATGGAAGACAGACGTACTCTGATGACGCTTTCATCGAAGCCGTCAGCGAGAAACAGCCTGCGGCAACCAAAGAGGTAGCCGACCTCGTAGGTTGTACGCGTCGTAATGCAGATTACCGACTCCGGAGACTCGAAGATGAGGGCAAAGTCACGTCGAAAGAAGCAGGTAACTCGCTGATTTGGAGTATTACCTCCGAGCCGTAG
- a CDS encoding homoserine dehydrogenase — protein MRLAVVGVGAVGASVVELAGEYGHEVVAVADSTGGAVDDSGLYADAVFDRKRTEGTVGDADPESVFDADYDVLVEATPTTLGDAEPGFSHVRRALADDRHVVLANKGPVAERYDELRTLEAESAGTVLFEATVGGAIPVLSTIADLNGQVTAARGILNGTANFILSRMAAEGLGYEHVLAEAQDLGVAEADPTFDVEGTDAALKCVILSNVLYEDSYTLADAEVEGIADLPGSALELAAEDGRTIRLVGEVSPDGVRVGPRLVAENGTLAVSGTLNIVQLETTHAGRLNISGRGAGGPETASAVLADIGRLPDTV, from the coding sequence ATGAGACTCGCCGTCGTGGGCGTCGGCGCGGTCGGCGCATCGGTGGTCGAACTCGCCGGCGAGTACGGACACGAGGTCGTCGCCGTCGCGGATTCGACCGGGGGCGCAGTCGACGACTCCGGACTCTATGCGGACGCGGTGTTCGACCGGAAGCGGACCGAGGGAACCGTCGGCGACGCCGACCCCGAGTCGGTCTTCGACGCCGACTACGACGTGCTGGTCGAAGCGACGCCGACGACGCTCGGCGACGCCGAGCCCGGCTTCTCACACGTCCGGCGGGCGCTCGCCGACGACCGCCACGTCGTCTTGGCGAACAAAGGGCCGGTCGCCGAACGGTACGACGAGCTTCGGACCCTCGAAGCCGAGTCGGCCGGGACGGTGCTGTTCGAGGCGACCGTCGGCGGCGCGATTCCGGTGTTGTCGACGATCGCCGATCTCAACGGTCAGGTCACGGCGGCCCGAGGTATCCTCAACGGGACGGCGAACTTCATCCTCAGCCGGATGGCCGCCGAGGGGCTCGGCTACGAGCACGTCCTCGCGGAGGCGCAGGATCTGGGAGTTGCCGAAGCCGATCCGACCTTCGACGTGGAGGGAACCGACGCCGCGCTGAAGTGTGTCATCCTCTCGAACGTCCTCTACGAGGACAGCTACACGCTCGCCGACGCCGAGGTCGAGGGGATCGCCGACCTCCCGGGCAGCGCGCTCGAGTTGGCCGCTGAGGACGGTCGGACGATCCGTCTCGTCGGCGAGGTGTCGCCCGATGGGGTCCGCGTCGGCCCGCGATTAGTGGCCGAGAACGGGACGCTCGCGGTGTCGGGCACGCTGAACATCGTCCAGTTGGAGACGACCCATGCCGGTCGACTGAACATCTCGGGACGCGGTGCGGGCGGTCCGGAGACGGCGAGTGCGGTGTTGGCGGACATCGGCCGCCTCCCCGACACGGTGTGA
- the tuf gene encoding translation elongation factor EF-1 subunit alpha, with product MSDKPHQNLAVIGHVDHGKSTMVGRLLFETGSVPEHVIEQYREEAEEKGKGGFEFAYVMDNLAEERERGVTIDIAHQEFDTDEYYFTIVDCPGHRDFVKNMITGASQADNAVLVVAADDGVQPQTQEHVFLARTLGIDELIIAVNKMDLVDYSEGDYESVVDEVKKLLQQVRFNVEDAKFIPTSAFEGDNVSEESENTPWYDGPTLLDALNDLPEPQPPTDAPLRLPIQDVYTISGIGTVPVGRVETGILKTGDNVSFQPSDVSGEVKTVEMHHEEVPQAEPGDNVGFNVRGVGKDDIRRGDVCGPADDPPTVAETFQAQVVVMQHPSVITAGYTPVFHAHTAQVACTIESIDKKIDPSSGEVAEENPDFIQSGDAAVVTVRPQKPLSIESSNDIPELGSFAIRDMGQTVAAGKVLSVNER from the coding sequence ATGAGCGACAAACCACACCAGAACTTGGCCGTCATCGGCCACGTCGACCACGGGAAGAGCACGATGGTCGGGCGGCTTCTCTTCGAGACGGGGAGCGTACCCGAGCACGTTATCGAACAGTACCGAGAGGAAGCCGAGGAGAAGGGCAAGGGCGGATTCGAGTTCGCCTACGTGATGGACAACCTCGCGGAGGAGCGAGAGCGCGGTGTCACGATCGACATCGCCCACCAGGAGTTCGACACCGACGAGTACTACTTCACCATCGTCGACTGTCCGGGTCACCGCGACTTCGTCAAGAACATGATCACCGGCGCGAGCCAAGCCGACAACGCCGTGCTCGTCGTCGCCGCGGATGACGGCGTCCAGCCGCAGACCCAAGAGCACGTCTTCCTGGCGCGAACGCTCGGTATCGACGAGCTCATCATCGCGGTCAACAAGATGGACCTCGTCGACTACAGCGAGGGCGACTACGAGTCGGTCGTCGACGAAGTCAAGAAGCTCCTCCAGCAGGTCCGCTTCAACGTCGAGGACGCGAAGTTCATCCCCACCTCCGCGTTCGAGGGTGACAACGTCTCCGAGGAATCGGAGAACACGCCGTGGTACGACGGCCCCACCCTGCTCGACGCGCTCAACGACCTGCCGGAGCCGCAGCCGCCGACGGACGCGCCGCTGCGTCTGCCGATTCAGGACGTCTACACGATCTCCGGTATTGGGACGGTCCCGGTCGGACGTGTCGAGACAGGTATTCTCAAGACCGGCGACAACGTCTCCTTCCAGCCCTCCGACGTGAGCGGCGAAGTGAAGACGGTCGAGATGCACCACGAAGAGGTCCCGCAGGCCGAGCCCGGCGACAACGTCGGATTCAACGTCCGCGGCGTCGGTAAGGACGACATCCGCCGCGGTGATGTCTGCGGCCCCGCCGACGACCCGCCGACGGTCGCCGAGACCTTCCAGGCGCAGGTCGTCGTCATGCAGCACCCAAGCGTGATCACCGCCGGCTACACGCCGGTCTTCCACGCTCACACAGCACAGGTCGCCTGCACCATCGAGTCGATCGACAAGAAGATCGACCCCTCCTCCGGCGAGGTCGCCGAGGAGAACCCGGACTTCATCCAGTCCGGCGACGCCGCAGTCGTGACGGTCCGACCCCAGAAGCCGCTCAGCATCGAGTCTTCGAACGATATCCCCGAGCTGGGTAGCTTCGCCATCCGTGACATGGGCCAGACCGTCGCGGCCGGCAAGGTCCTCAGCGTCAACGAGCGATAA